A window of Megalops cyprinoides isolate fMegCyp1 chromosome 13, fMegCyp1.pri, whole genome shotgun sequence genomic DNA:
GAGACCACACCCATCTCCATGGGTCAGCTGGCCTACGGTACGAGATGCCAGTGTGGTGAGCGGTCCACTATGAGCTCAACGCTATGAGTGCCAGGCGTTTCACAGTTTATGCTAGAccccaaagaaaaaacacattacaagcAACAAACAAGTAAACACTTCCTTATGTTAAATAACTTAAAAGCAAAATGGCTAATTCAGGCCACAGCAATATTGTGTTAGAAGTTGTTTagacacaggtgtgtgtatctgtgtgtatctgtgtatgtttgcatgtgtgtttgtatgcgtgtgtgtgtttgagtatgtgtAAAAGTGTTGCTCATAACGTTTGTGTCTCTCAGTATCGGGCCTGGGGTTCGGGTTCATGAGTGGAGCGTTCTCCGTCATCAACATCCTGGCAGGTTCCTTTGGCCCTGGTACAGTTGGTATCCATGGTGACTCCCAGCACTACTTCATATCCTCAGGTAAAATCCCAGGTCACATGCACCTGTCATGCCTCTGATCTGTTTCCGTGGTGCCTGCCTGCACCATCACAGCCATCCGTATCAAATTACTGGTCAAAGCCAGATGCAGAGCACCTCTGCATAACCCTGTCTGCAATCACAGAATACACTAAAGGCACTCTGAGAGTAGGGTAAGTCAGACGATTAGTGAATTCATATTGAGTTAGTCTTGTTGATAAGTATTAAAGCAGTAACACAAATGCTTGTTGTGTGATAATCAGTGCACATACTTATTTACAGGTAATAGAAATATCActgtttagtttaatttttgttAATCTTTAGGTTTGAAAGCATATTATCTAAATATTTCAGGTAGAGTTTCTAGCACCTTGTCAATGTTTCACCTTGCCCTCTAGAGGTAGCTGTAAATTTTGCAATGCATACATCTGTCGATTtcatattatatacatttggaattgttgttttatgtaagtacatgtttaattaataaatgttttgatgtcatttattaatattgtagatgttgcattttataaatgtgtagAATTTGCAGGTTCATAGTAGGCCACTAACTGGATTGATCAGACCATGCTTTGGAGGGGATTGACCAGGTGGCGTTATGTTCACAGCCTTCATGACGATGGCCATCACCCTGCTCCACATGTTCTGGGGGGTGGTGTTCTTCGAGGCctgtgagaggaggaggtggagcggCGTGGCTGCGGTGGTCATTAGCCACCTGCTGGTGTCCTGCCTGGTAAGACCACACCAGTCATCATTCCAGTAGGAAGGCATGAGCCCTTTTCCCTGGAACCTGAATCTGATCATTCCATTCAGTCCTGCTTTCATTTGGATGGACGGCTACAGATTAGAGTCTATAGTTTTCACTCTGCACAATTGAAAAGAATCGGAAGTTGGCTTAAGGATTCTGTGAAGTTTTTGTTGGTGCCCTGTTCACACCAATGGAAAGAAGGACTGTGAATAGACAACTCTGCTGCATTTTTGTACGTGTCTTAAAGCATTTCCACTGTGTATCTTTAgggttttttgtctttgtgatgTATGGTGTTGTACAACGGTGTAACTAAACATCACCtggctctctgtctttcagacTTTCTTGAATCCTCAGTATGAGGGGAGCCTGATGCCAGCTTTCATTATGATGTTCCTCATGGGTGTGTGGGCTTTCTCCTCTGCTGGGGGCTCCCTGCAGAGCCTTAAACTGTGCCTCACCTGCAAACACAGGAGATTCCCCCGGGCCATTCCCAGGCTGAGATAACATGAAGCAGCCACACTCCCAGGGACAAAACAGGAAAACGGCAACAAGACAAAAATTATTCAAGAAACAAGGACTTACTTGCTTGGAAAAAATAATCACCTGTTTGGAAATGGCTTcactaatgaaaatattttgatgatgATGCAGGGTGCGGGAAGCTCACGTGATAAATTGTGTCCTTGGGGGCCTCCACTCAGGTGTGCAGCACAGGTGAGGCCTGTGACTGACCCtttctctctgcacctctcACTTTGGAACAACTGCTGGTGTGCGGCACTGTCCTTTCTCCCCACATAGGCGCCCTTTAGAGGAGAACCTGGCTGTGCCGAATCGGATGATAGGAGGGTTACTGGCCATTTGACCCTCCGCAAGTGGCCTAAACCTGGTGATTCTGAGGTTCTCGGATGCTGCAGGTGCTATGAGCTGGTGGACTGAAGTTGTCAGTGTCAAAATAATGCCCCATAGCAGCTGTCTCTGTCGAGTTTCAGCTTCTTGGCCATGACTGGAAGAAGCACCTCTTCAAGTGAGCCTTTTACTTTCACTCATTTACTGACTAACTGAGCAAACAGCTCCCCCAGAGTAATAACAGTACCTTtgtttcaccactagatggcaaaaatACACTAATAAGAGGATCTagctcagcagcagcagcctatGAAGAGTGCCTTTTTGTTAATGGTTTCTCTGTCATTAAATGTCTGGGACCATCTTTTCTGCTGTAGCTGTTTCTGTGGTGACTCCTCCTACTAGTCCAGGCAGTGACTGCACCACTCCCTACATTATTAAAGGGGGCACATTAAAGTAATGTTTGAACAGTGACTGAATTGATGTTCTTTTTGTTGCTTGAGGTTGCTTTAATTCTTTGCTGGattgcagttgtttttgttttgtttttcctgaagATCCTGCTCAAGTTCAGGAATTAAAATGCAGGATAACCTGTAGTTATGATTATACATCATATTTTAGAGGCTTCAGTTTTTTGGAAGTATATTATAGAAGGTGGTGCATTATAATTAAGTTTCACAAACTGTCACTGattctt
This region includes:
- the LOC118788490 gene encoding gamma-secretase subunit Aph-1b-like — translated: MTAPVFFGCALISFGPALALFLLIIARDPLRVIFLVAGAFVWLVSLLLSSLVWFIVVRISDRDSSSQQKSLLIFGVVLSVFLQEAFRLGFYKLLKKANDGLLALSQEETTPISMGQLAYVSGLGFGFMSGAFSVINILAGSFGPGTVGIHGDSQHYFISSAFMTMAITLLHMFWGVVFFEACERRRWSGVAAVVISHLLVSCLTFLNPQYEGSLMPAFIMMFLMGVWAFSSAGGSLQSLKLCLTCKHRRFPRAIPRLR